In the genome of Croceimicrobium hydrocarbonivorans, one region contains:
- a CDS encoding proton-conducting transporter transmembrane domain-containing protein, which translates to MTAILLTAILLSPILNLGIGFFYAPKNPKLPNSLTIRSSILGLSMASLALVWVYVQGPMESALFGFADLGFSIRVDRLNSLLLFMINLIAFIVFRYSRNYMDGDSREGAFSAKLALTVALIQFFVLSGNLLLLALSWTGTSMALQRLLLFYGHRERARLAARKKFVVARIADILLISALALIYSEFHTAQLSAIFSQLEAGAWSAQLNAAAILMVLAAALKAVQIPFHSWLLEVMETPTPVSALLHAGLINAGPYLIIRFSPLISGTEAASLLLLSIGALSALYGTAVAPTQPAIKTSLAYSTIGHMGFSLMLSGLGLYSAALLHLMAHSFYKAHSFLSSGSQIDRYRNDQWLNQKAEVSLNRVLMAMILALVIFGGVLTLRGGFEGMSLGLLIVAAIIAVGTSVLLSKSFEEGIELRARFILVLRAMLVVLSFFILEDIIHLALRPEIAQSPELSTVQIFLSIGVLLAFTILALGTYFLPKRFRTSSRFRAMEIHLRNGFYLSVLTDRLFGSLKRANS; encoded by the coding sequence ATGACTGCCATACTTCTCACTGCCATTCTGCTAAGCCCAATCCTAAACCTTGGAATTGGGTTTTTTTATGCGCCTAAAAATCCGAAGCTCCCCAATAGCCTCACTATTCGATCTTCAATCTTGGGATTAAGCATGGCCAGCCTGGCCCTGGTTTGGGTCTATGTCCAAGGGCCAATGGAGTCGGCTCTATTCGGTTTTGCCGACTTAGGTTTCTCCATCCGAGTGGATCGTCTCAATAGCCTGCTGCTTTTCATGATTAACCTGATCGCCTTTATCGTATTTCGCTACAGTCGTAATTATATGGATGGCGATTCCCGCGAAGGAGCCTTTAGCGCCAAATTAGCGCTTACGGTTGCTTTGATTCAGTTCTTCGTCTTATCCGGAAACCTACTCTTGCTAGCTCTGTCTTGGACGGGAACCAGCATGGCCCTGCAAAGGCTCTTACTCTTTTACGGTCATCGCGAAAGAGCCCGCTTAGCCGCCCGCAAGAAATTTGTGGTAGCCCGCATTGCCGATATCTTGCTCATCAGTGCTTTGGCCCTGATTTACTCCGAATTTCATACCGCCCAATTGTCGGCGATCTTTAGTCAATTGGAAGCCGGAGCCTGGTCTGCTCAATTAAATGCCGCGGCCATCCTTATGGTTCTGGCTGCCGCGCTTAAGGCGGTGCAAATACCCTTTCACAGCTGGCTCCTCGAAGTTATGGAAACCCCAACCCCGGTTTCAGCACTCTTACACGCCGGTTTGATCAATGCCGGTCCTTACCTGATCATTCGCTTTTCGCCCTTAATTAGTGGAACCGAAGCGGCTAGTCTTCTGCTCTTAAGCATTGGCGCCTTAAGTGCTTTGTACGGAACGGCGGTGGCACCAACTCAGCCTGCCATTAAAACATCATTGGCTTATTCAACCATCGGGCATATGGGTTTCAGCCTTATGCTTTCCGGCCTAGGATTGTATTCCGCAGCACTTTTACACCTGATGGCTCATTCCTTCTACAAGGCCCACTCATTCCTAAGTTCGGGTAGCCAGATCGATCGTTATCGCAATGATCAATGGCTAAACCAGAAGGCCGAAGTCTCCCTGAACAGGGTCTTAATGGCCATGATACTGGCCTTAGTCATATTTGGTGGGGTGCTGACTCTGCGAGGTGGCTTTGAGGGAATGAGCTTAGGTTTGCTCATTGTTGCAGCCATTATCGCAGTGGGTACTTCGGTGCTGCTCTCCAAGAGTTTTGAAGAAGGAATTGAACTCAGAGCGCGCTTTATTCTGGTATTACGGGCTATGCTGGTGGTGCTAAGCTTCTTTATACTGGAAGATATCATTCACCTAGCTCTGAGGCCCGAAATTGCCCAGAGTCCAGAGCTTAGTACCGTACAAATCTTCCTCAGCATAGGAGTATTACTGGCCTTTACCATCTTGGCTCTGGGCACTTATTTCTTGCCCAAACGGTTCCGAACCTCCAGCAGGTTCAGAGCGATGGAAATTCACCTTCGCAATGGTTTTTATCTGAGCGTTCTCACCGATCGCCTCTTTGGTTCATTGAAACGAGCAAATAGCTAA
- a CDS encoding TetR/AcrR family transcriptional regulator, whose product MKTKERILAKALELFNSEGLKEVTLRKIAVALEISQGNLNYHFKTKGELIAALYFDLVAHMDREMEKIVQDQALLPLIYESSWVSMKTLYDYRFITKDLYAVLDADPELKKHYLGLQGLRKQQYMQLFSHMIQQGLMRPEEFEGEYLGLYERMNILGDNWINASILFKGKDQAVVKHYHRLLFEMVYPYLTEEGKKGYGGLMD is encoded by the coding sequence ATGAAGACAAAAGAGCGCATTTTAGCTAAAGCTTTAGAACTATTTAATTCTGAAGGCCTTAAAGAAGTTACTCTACGCAAGATTGCGGTAGCTCTGGAGATTAGTCAGGGTAATTTGAACTACCATTTCAAAACCAAAGGCGAATTAATAGCGGCCCTTTACTTCGATTTGGTAGCGCATATGGACCGTGAAATGGAAAAGATTGTCCAGGACCAGGCCCTCCTACCCCTAATTTATGAGAGCTCCTGGGTATCGATGAAAACCCTTTACGACTATCGCTTCATCACCAAGGATCTTTATGCGGTGCTGGACGCTGACCCCGAATTAAAGAAACATTATTTGGGTCTGCAAGGATTGCGCAAGCAACAATATATGCAGCTCTTTAGCCATATGATCCAACAAGGCCTCATGCGCCCCGAAGAATTTGAAGGTGAATACCTGGGCCTCTATGAACGCATGAATATCCTAGGCGACAATTGGATCAATGCCTCCATCCTCTTTAAAGGCAAAGATCAGGCGGTAGTGAAGCATTACCATCGCTTGCTTTTTGAAATGGTTTATCCTTATTTAACTGAGGAGGGGAAGAAGGGCTATGGTGGATTGATGGATTAA
- a CDS encoding FAD-dependent monooxygenase produces the protein MEIAIIGGGISGLSMSLALAKLGIQSTVYERAEDLSEVGAGLWLQPNALRVLQRLGIEDEILKAGFVLNKMEIAYPNLKAVKEVDSNVVADRFGNQTVAIHRARLQAILLEKVKAVAKVELGMPYLSHKQQGDQIEIQFENAKRKADWIIGADGIKSKLRQSLGFASEYRQSHQICARGIAHIRLPEALRKEGKELWGPKRRFGFSHISEDQVYFFAVLNTEISPAEISIDSLQEMYADFDPVVNQIIRATDFVHSTELADLKRLDSWHKDRACLIGDAAHATTPNMGQGACQGIEDAYYLAQLIHKRSPNLRAAFQEFEAQRRAKVDYVVNNSWRFGQLVHKPWGQFLLKSIMKITPENVVKGQMEKLYAVD, from the coding sequence ATGGAAATAGCCATTATCGGTGGAGGCATAAGCGGATTAAGCATGTCCTTGGCCTTAGCAAAGCTAGGCATACAGTCGACTGTTTACGAAAGGGCAGAGGATTTATCAGAAGTTGGAGCCGGTCTTTGGTTGCAGCCCAATGCCTTGCGGGTATTGCAGAGGTTGGGAATAGAAGATGAGATTCTGAAGGCGGGATTTGTGCTCAACAAAATGGAAATCGCCTATCCCAATTTAAAAGCGGTAAAAGAGGTGGACTCCAATGTGGTGGCCGATCGTTTTGGCAATCAAACTGTGGCCATTCACCGCGCCAGATTGCAAGCCATACTTTTAGAGAAAGTAAAAGCAGTGGCTAAGGTGGAACTGGGCATGCCTTATCTCAGCCATAAACAGCAAGGCGATCAGATTGAAATTCAGTTTGAGAATGCCAAGCGCAAAGCCGATTGGATTATTGGCGCGGACGGCATCAAATCCAAGCTTCGTCAAAGTTTAGGCTTTGCCTCCGAATACCGCCAAAGTCATCAGATTTGTGCCCGAGGCATTGCTCATATTCGCCTACCCGAAGCATTGCGAAAGGAAGGCAAAGAGCTTTGGGGGCCTAAAAGGCGCTTTGGCTTTTCCCATATATCCGAAGATCAGGTTTACTTCTTCGCCGTGCTTAATACTGAAATTTCACCGGCGGAAATTAGTATCGACAGCCTCCAAGAAATGTATGCAGATTTTGATCCTGTGGTCAATCAAATTATCCGCGCAACCGACTTTGTACATAGCACAGAACTAGCCGATTTAAAACGTTTGGATAGCTGGCATAAAGATCGGGCTTGCTTAATAGGTGATGCTGCCCATGCCACTACTCCTAATATGGGGCAGGGGGCTTGTCAGGGAATTGAGGATGCCTATTACCTGGCTCAACTTATCCATAAGAGAAGCCCAAACTTGAGGGCAGCATTTCAGGAATTTGAGGCCCAACGCCGAGCCAAAGTGGATTATGTGGTTAATAATTCCTGGCGCTTCGGGCAATTGGTGCATAAACCCTGGGGGCAGTTTCTTTTAAAATCTATAATGAAGATTACTCCGGAGAATGTAGTGAAAGGGCAGATGGAAAAGCTGTATGCAGTGGATTAA
- a CDS encoding T9SS type A sorting domain-containing protein: MDSESGDSIALNSLPLLFPSTASYSLEPIFFSKEDKLLYLEQKAWEIGSPDLYAFAVFDMDQEQILWQSSNQLRPFADSFEENGQLLQWFWKAGASAFDSLYCISLNTGKTIRQIELNSLLNMDQIGHPYIQILNAETYMDTTYCTFLVLDSLTEDRYYYHILANSDDLNQISQFKFRFSAESSANIYVAHAEGRSDWLVQDRIIKVYSPTEALRKLDVFDASLTRIGAIEFKSEYFLNPSGDTLLPGIEVAHSENHFLLSKSTIYRSDIDHKLYEGFEINLYNNHLVLHYRAKIAASSYGNKSFLNPILAEDGTVYFTCARSSSPGYYSVNQIDRNGNHPWLKLDDSPCDIPSAQTVYLYPNPTEGSFKLGGFESVDCNYQLDLVDFSGRIIEHNLKRAATGAFQLGSELHGMYTIIIRFGDGRQISKNLFLN, from the coding sequence TTGGATTCTGAAAGCGGGGATAGCATAGCGCTCAACAGTTTACCCTTGCTCTTTCCTAGTACCGCTTCCTATAGTCTTGAACCTATTTTCTTTAGCAAGGAAGATAAACTGCTTTATTTGGAGCAGAAGGCTTGGGAAATCGGTAGCCCCGATCTATATGCCTTTGCTGTATTTGACATGGATCAAGAACAAATCCTTTGGCAAAGCTCCAACCAGCTTAGGCCTTTCGCTGATTCATTCGAGGAAAATGGTCAGCTTTTACAATGGTTTTGGAAAGCAGGAGCAAGTGCATTTGATAGTTTGTATTGCATAAGCCTGAACACAGGAAAGACAATAAGACAAATAGAGCTAAATAGCTTGTTAAATATGGATCAGATTGGTCATCCTTATATTCAAATCCTGAATGCTGAGACTTATATGGATACCACCTATTGTACTTTTCTGGTTCTCGACTCCTTAACAGAGGACCGGTATTATTACCATATTCTGGCAAATAGCGATGACCTAAATCAGATTAGTCAATTCAAGTTTCGTTTTTCAGCGGAGAGCAGTGCCAATATATATGTGGCGCATGCTGAAGGAAGGTCAGATTGGCTTGTTCAGGATCGAATTATTAAAGTGTATAGTCCAACTGAAGCTTTGCGGAAACTAGATGTTTTTGATGCTAGCCTGACAAGAATTGGAGCTATTGAGTTTAAAAGTGAATACTTTTTAAATCCATCTGGTGATACCTTATTACCGGGAATCGAAGTGGCACATTCCGAAAATCACTTTCTTCTTTCCAAGAGTACAATCTATCGATCGGATATTGACCATAAGCTCTACGAAGGCTTTGAAATAAATCTATATAATAACCATTTAGTTCTGCATTATCGAGCAAAAATAGCAGCCTCATCTTACGGGAATAAATCTTTCTTAAACCCCATCTTAGCTGAGGATGGGACTGTTTACTTTACTTGTGCTAGATCATCGAGTCCTGGTTATTACTCCGTAAATCAAATAGATAGAAATGGAAATCATCCCTGGTTGAAACTAGATGATAGTCCTTGCGATATTCCATCGGCACAAACTGTTTATTTGTACCCAAACCCCACAGAGGGAAGCTTCAAATTGGGAGGTTTTGAATCGGTAGATTGCAATTATCAATTAGATCTTGTCGATTTCTCAGGGCGTATAATTGAGCATAATCTGAAAAGAGCTGCTACTGGAGCTTTTCAGCTGGGGTCTGAGCTGCATGGTATGTATACTATTATCATTCGTTTTGGAGATGGCCGCCAGATTAGCAAGAATCTTTTTCTCAACTGA
- a CDS encoding LysR family transcriptional regulator: protein MNYTLNQIRVYLKIVETESITKAAEELYMTQPAVSIQLKNFQDQFEVPLTELIGRKLHITEFGYEIAEIAEKAFLELENLRFKTLEFKGLLSGKLKISSASTGKYVIPFFLSEFLQTAPGINLVLDVTNKSRVLESLKQNEIDFAIVSVIPKDLEVEEEKLVENKLFLVSDGKGNPKKKPLIFREEGSATRQEMERYFQQHGSKDRKKLELTSNEAVKQAVVAGLGNSIVPLIGIKNELLNQSIHIVPRRGLPLKTDWRLIWLKSKRLSPVAQAYLDYIREHKEEIIEKHFKWYEDFEGEIS from the coding sequence ATGAACTATACTTTGAATCAGATTCGGGTATACCTCAAAATTGTTGAGACCGAGAGCATTACTAAGGCTGCAGAAGAGCTTTATATGACCCAACCTGCAGTGTCGATTCAGCTGAAAAATTTCCAGGATCAATTTGAAGTTCCGCTTACTGAATTGATTGGTAGGAAACTGCATATCACCGAATTTGGTTATGAGATTGCGGAGATTGCAGAAAAAGCATTTTTAGAACTGGAAAACCTCAGGTTCAAAACCTTAGAGTTTAAAGGTCTACTATCAGGGAAGCTTAAAATCTCCTCCGCCTCCACCGGTAAATATGTGATTCCCTTTTTCCTGAGCGAATTCCTTCAAACTGCGCCTGGCATTAATTTGGTATTGGACGTAACTAATAAAAGTCGGGTGCTAGAAAGCTTAAAGCAAAATGAAATTGACTTTGCTATAGTTTCGGTAATTCCCAAAGATCTGGAGGTAGAGGAAGAAAAACTGGTGGAAAACAAGCTCTTTCTGGTAAGCGATGGCAAGGGAAATCCTAAAAAGAAGCCTTTGATATTTCGGGAAGAAGGATCAGCAACCCGCCAGGAAATGGAGCGCTATTTTCAACAGCATGGCAGCAAGGATCGCAAGAAACTGGAGCTCACCTCTAATGAGGCGGTAAAGCAAGCGGTGGTGGCGGGTTTGGGAAATTCCATCGTACCCTTAATCGGGATTAAGAACGAATTATTGAACCAGTCGATACATATTGTTCCACGGCGTGGCTTACCCCTTAAGACCGACTGGCGTTTGATTTGGCTTAAAAGCAAGCGGTTATCCCCTGTGGCCCAGGCCTATCTCGACTATATACGGGAACACAAAGAGGAGATTATCGAAAAGCATTTTAAATGGTATGAGGACTTTGAGGGAGAGATCAGTTGA